One part of the Rutidosis leptorrhynchoides isolate AG116_Rl617_1_P2 chromosome 1, CSIRO_AGI_Rlap_v1, whole genome shotgun sequence genome encodes these proteins:
- the LOC139859841 gene encoding uncharacterized protein isoform X1: MTTQNQSHEQLQTLMQTGQMSQSQSFSGLMSKEDEEISKSALSTFKAKEEEIEKKKLEVKERVQAQLGRIEEETKRLASIQEELEALTDPMKKEVTAVRKKIDSVNKELKPLGLTCQKKEREYKEALDVFNEKNKEKVQLITRLMEQLVSESEKTRMKKLDELSKSLETTQ, from the exons ATGACTACTCAAAATCAATCTCATGAGCAGCTTCAAACACTTATGCAAACTGGGCAAATGTCACAAAGTCAAAGTTTTAGTGGTTTAATGTCTAAAGAAGATGAAGAAATTTCTAAATCTGCTCTTTCTACTTTTAAAGCAAAAGAGGAAGAGATTGAGAAGAAGAAATTGGAAGTTAAAGAAAGAGTTCAAGCGCAATTAGGTCGTATTGAAGAAGAAACTAAACGTTTGGCTAGTATTCAAGAG GAACTCGAAGCCCTAACGGATCCAATGAAGAAAGAAGTTACAGCAGTTCGTAAGAAGATTGATTCTGTTAACAAAGAGTTGAAGCCACTAGGACTGACCTGCCAGAAAAAG GAAAGAGAGTATAAGGAAGCATTAGATGTATTCAATGAAAAGAACAAGGAGAAAGTACAGCTAATAACAAGATTGATGGAG CAGCTGGTGAGCGAAAGTGAAAAGACGAGGATGAAGAAACTGGATGAGCTGAGCAAGAGCCTTGAAACCACACAATAA
- the LOC139868448 gene encoding probable DNA-directed RNA polymerase, whose protein sequence is MGKVVATKNQLYDLQKQIEEMTMQFDEQTLHKSTTNILNILIDENRESAKFYIFNKLNKENEEDRALLSELSQFTLEGLIVHVLCVLFRSSDVNIMVRVATLIEQLEGHVRSHINIVRQRRLAKEIAKGNIAPEDIEEFKESISISIKCNSTSDVAKKGKSHYTPKAGYVICNFDISLLPIKLNLPMVHPPIDWSSSSAKFDDVTLSDLKGGNLSQPNSEMYGRYSLLTSTNVHNFYLELYNQEKICNIMNTLQNQPFQINSEFLQYIIDNEKTFVKHGLLAPRFIAYMNLRDSTGKLRSLYMKNDFIKSKYSYNELLLILQKDMQKARYEHLIFDLASAFKGFPFYLPAFLDFWGRIYRCGVLHFHERDLSRSLVEFAVNEPSDIEQSSICKDIALASTSFHFRTLKSVNAVSYLSSSIETELEKYNVFPSKMKPTSMDEEKASVYVQLSTLAKHPFQFLSGYLSIRHDQWSSISCIPITQDASASAYQIMSYLLLDENIAKSTNLFPSNDGEIKDIYLDILEALNSYISDKKKYTLDENDEFSLVEDHEFSSTINKLLDRKIVKSIFMPIIYGKTVISTTQDIKKSILSQFLSHKECFSVAQLCFDFWREKFQNMDCLIRLISCIGWLISSSDRAVLYEVDNFITIQDYMKMVPINISIYDQISKKRCQVTLRVPSDKRDKRKTEVATFVNFIHQKDAHIAMTVVEHLQMLKVPIYTVHDNFITTPAYSSKLPLIYSSAMKSLGSPLEIINQFLYCNLVQHLPMKDEFPMDLSDVIPSDTLKRILDLNLPSNMNKTKVKKKMTAKSGIPYYRRSYGEDITFSIGPAIPLTDDSGCLLSKSVVYSNIYKLITKQAEIDDGDHAKREVMNTSIA, encoded by the exons ATGGGTAAGGTGGTGGCAACTAAAAATCAATTATATGATCTACAGAAGCAGATTGAAGAGATGACAATGCAATTTGACGAGCAAACCCTTCATAAATCTACTACAAATATCCTAAATATCCTCATTGATGAAAATAGAGAAAGtgctaaattttatatttttaataagcttaacAAGGAGAATGAGGAGGATCGCGCCTTGCTTAGTGAATTAAGTCAGTTCACGTTGGAGGGACTGATTGTTCATGTTCTTTGTGTGCTATTTCGCTCTTCCGATGTCAATATAATGGTTCGTGTTGCTACCCTGATTGAGCAACTGGAAGGACATGTTCGATCTCATATCAATATAGTAAGACAACGAAGGTTGGCGAAAGAGATTGCTAAAGGTAATATAGCACCAGAAGACATAGAAGAATTTAAGGAGTCAATCTCCATCAGTATCa AGTGTAACAGCACAAGTGATGTAGCTAAGAAAGGCAAATCCCATTATACTCCTAAAGCCGGTTATGTTATTTGTAACTTTGATATTTCGTTATTACCGATCAAGCTCAACTTGCCAATGGTACATCCTCCAATAGACTGGAGCAGTTCTAGTGCTAAATTTGATGATGTGACTCTGTCAGATCTCAAGGGTGGTAACCTAAGTCAACCTAACAGTGAAATGTATGGCCGTTACAGTCTTTTAACTTCTACTAACGTCCACAATTTCTATCTTGAGCTCTATAATCAAGAAAAAATATGCAATATTATGAATACTCTCCAGAATCAGCCATTTCAAATCAATTCTGAATTTCTTCAATATATAATTGATAACGAAAAGACCTTTGTCAAACATGGATTGCTTGCCCCTAGGTTTATAGCCTATATGAATCTGAGGGATAGCACAGGAAAACTTCGTTCATTATACATGAAAAATGACTTTATTAAATCCAAATATTCATATAATGAGTTATTACTCATTTTACAAAAAGACATGCAGAAGGCTCGTTATGAGCATCTGATTTTTGATTTGGCGTCTGCTTTTAAGGGTTTTCCATTTTATTTACCAGCCTTTTTGGATTTCTGGGGTCGAATCTATCGCTGTGGTGTATTACATTTTCATGAAAGGGATCTTTCCCGAAGCCTGGTAGAATTTGCTGTGAATGAGCCGTCTGATATAGAACAATCAAGTATATGTAAAGATATAGCACTAGCTTCTACAAGCTTCCATTTTCGTACCCTCAAGTCTGTAAATGCCGTATCCTATTTATCTTCTTCAATAGAAACCGAACTCGAAAAGTACAATGTTTTCCCCTCTAAAATGAAACCTACTTCAATGGATGAGGAAAAAGCAAGTGTTTATGTACAGTTATCAACTCTTGCTAAACATCCTTTTCAGTTTTTATCTGGTTATCTATCTATCAGACATGATCAATGGAGTTCTATAAGTTGCATTCCAATTACCCAAGACGCATCTGCCAGTGCGTATCAAATAATGTCTTACTTATTACTGGATGAAAATATCGCTAAGTCTACTAATCTCTTTCCCTCCAATGATGGGGAAATCAAAGATATTTATCTGGATATCCTAGAAGCACTTAACTCTTATATTTCTGACAAGAAGAAATACACATTGGATGAGAACGACGAATTCTCACTGGTTGAGGACCACGAATTCTCCTCGACAATTAACAAGCTTTTAGATCGAAAGATAGTGAAAAGCATCTTCATGCCAATAATCTATGGTAAGACGGTTATTAGCACTACCCAAGATATAAAGAAGAGTATTCTCTCTCAATTCCTTAGTCATAAAGAGTGCTTTTCTGTTGCTCAACTGTGCTTTGATTTCTGGAGAGAGAAATTCCAAAACATGGACTGTCTTATTCGTTTGATCAGTTGTATAGGTTGGCTCATATCTTCTAGTGACCGTGCAGTACTGTATGAAGTTGATAACTTTATAACAATACAAGACTATATGAAAATGGTTCCAATTAACATATCAATATATGATCAAATTAGTAAGAAGAGATGTCAAGTAACTCTTAGAGTACCTTCTGATAAGAGAGACAAGAGGAAGACAGAGGTCGCTACCTTCGTCAACTTTATCCATCAGAAGGATGCTCATATAGCTATGACTGTGGTCGAACACCTTCAGATGTTAAAAGTACCTATCTATACTGTTCACGATAACTTTATAACTACCCCTGCTTATAGCAGCAAACTTCCACTGATTTACAGCTCTGCTATGAAAAGTTTGGGTTCTCCCCTTGAGATCATAAACCAATTTCTTTATTGTAATCTGGTTCAACACCTTCCTATGAAGGATGAGTTCCCTATGGATTTGagtgatgtaataccaagtgataCTCTTAAGCGTATCCTGGATCTGAATCTACCTTCCAATATGAACAAGACTAAAGTGAAGAAAAAA ATGACTGCTAAATCTGGGATTCCTTATTACAGGCGATCTTACGGAGAGGATATCACATTTTCGATTGGTCCTGCTATCCCTTTAACTGACGATAGTGGGTGTTTACTTTCCAAAAGTGTGGTCTATTCTAATATCTATAAATTAATCACTAAACAAGCAGAAATTGATGATGGGGATCATGCTAAGAGGGAAGTCATGAATACTTCAATCGCTTAA
- the LOC139868502 gene encoding uncharacterized protein, with product MKILSLNIHGFGDDMGPKGKYSRFRNIRSREQPDIVLLQETKCNEVNNSFIEFFWGKTDFEYVQKQKIGKSGGLLIIWDPNSFIVNQAIVKDYLLAIKGHWIGKDRETIVVNVYGPHNDEKKKMMWDCLENIMSYPNAAWVIGGDFNEVHNEEERQNCVFHDRRAAFFNDFIERTQLIEVPLIGKRFTRISDDGSKFSKLDRYLVSDLFLQLWEDISVVALERNLSDHCPIVLRNKNENFVPKPFKLFDVWLESEDVEPIINKYGVFDEELEAARTIALEWEKKADERILSDDERITWLEARNNWLKKDREKAKMLQQKARLKWASEGDDNTKFFHTSIIRRDDLKKAVDWFWENEEISLGCNASFLTLIPKVKCPTGLGDYRPISQIGSLYKIFAKLLANRLKKVISKLVGCEQSTFIEGRYIVDSILSANEVVEDLKVQKVRSLIFKVVSQKRSIA from the exons ATGAAGATACTATCGTTAAACATTCATGGTTTCGGAGATGATATGGGCCCGAAAGGAAAGTATAGTCGTTTTAGGAACATCCGATCTAGAGAGCAACCTGACATTGTTTTACTACAAGAGACCAAGTGTAATGAAGTAAATAATTCGTTCATTGAATTTTTCTGGGGAAAGACTGACTTTGAGTATGTTCAAAAGCAGAAAATAGGAAAGTCGGGTGGGTTACTTATAATATGGGATCCCAACAGTTTTATAGTCAATCAAGCAATCGTGAAGGACTATTTACTGGCAATAAAGGGGCATTGGATTGGTAAGGATAGGGAAACTATAGTGGTAAATGTGTATGGTCCCCACAACGATGAGAAAAAGAAAATGATGTGGGATTGTTTGGAAAACATTATGAGTTACCCAAATGCGGCATGGGTAATAGGAGGAGATTTCAACGAAGTGCATAATGAGGAGGAAAGACAGAACTGTGTTTTCCATGACCGTCGGGCGGCTTTCTTCAATGACTTCATTGAGAGGACTCAACTAATCGAGGTCCCTTTGATTGGCAAAAGGTTCACAAGAATTAGTGATGACGGGTCTAAATTTAGCAAGTTGGACCGTTATTTAGTCTCGGATCTATTCCTTCAATTGTGGGAGGATATCTCGGTCGTTGCTTTGGAAAGAAACCTTTCGGATCATTGCCCCATTGTGCTTcgcaataaaaatgaaaattttgtcccaaaaccttTTAAATTGTTTGATGTGTGGCTTGAATCAGAAGATGTTGAGCCCATAATT AACAAATATGGGGTTTTTGATGAAGAACTAGAAGCGGCTCGAACTATAGCCCTAGAGTGGGAGAAAAAGGCAGATGAAAGAATCTTATCTGATGATGAACGAATAACTTGGTTGGAGGCTAGAAATAATTGGTTGAAAAAAGATCGTGAGAAAGCAAAAATGCTCCAACAAAAGGCGAGGTTAAAATGGGCTTCGGAAGGCGACGACAACACAAAATTCTTCCATACTTCTATTATAAGGCGA GACGACCTCAAAAAAGCCGTGGATTGGTTTTGGGAAAACGAGGAGATCTCTCTGGGGTGCAACGCCTCGTTCCTAACTTTAATCCCAAAAGTGAAATGCCCAACGGGTTTAGGCGACTACAGACCCATTAGTCAGATAGGAAGTCTATACAAAATATTTGCAAAACTTCTTGCAAACCGCCTTAAGAAAGTAATCTCGAAACTAGTTGGTTGTGAGCAAAGCACCTTCATTGAAGGGCGTTACATCGTGGATAGTATACTATCGGCCAACGAAGTGGTGGAGGATTTGAAGGTCCAGAAAGTGAGAAGCCTAATTTTTAAAGTTGTTTCACAAAAGCGTTCGATAGCTTAG
- the LOC139859841 gene encoding uncharacterized protein isoform X2 → MTTQNQSHEQLQTLMQTGQMSQSQSFSGLMSKEDEEISKSALSTFKAKEEEIEKKKLEVKERVQAQLGRIEEETKRLASIQEELEALTDPMKKEVTAVRKKIDSVNKELKPLGLTCQKKEREYKEALDVFNEKNKEKVQLITRLMELVSESEKTRMKKLDELSKSLETTQ, encoded by the exons ATGACTACTCAAAATCAATCTCATGAGCAGCTTCAAACACTTATGCAAACTGGGCAAATGTCACAAAGTCAAAGTTTTAGTGGTTTAATGTCTAAAGAAGATGAAGAAATTTCTAAATCTGCTCTTTCTACTTTTAAAGCAAAAGAGGAAGAGATTGAGAAGAAGAAATTGGAAGTTAAAGAAAGAGTTCAAGCGCAATTAGGTCGTATTGAAGAAGAAACTAAACGTTTGGCTAGTATTCAAGAG GAACTCGAAGCCCTAACGGATCCAATGAAGAAAGAAGTTACAGCAGTTCGTAAGAAGATTGATTCTGTTAACAAAGAGTTGAAGCCACTAGGACTGACCTGCCAGAAAAAG GAAAGAGAGTATAAGGAAGCATTAGATGTATTCAATGAAAAGAACAAGGAGAAAGTACAGCTAATAACAAGATTGATGGAG CTGGTGAGCGAAAGTGAAAAGACGAGGATGAAGAAACTGGATGAGCTGAGCAAGAGCCTTGAAACCACACAATAA